AGAGCTGGAGTCGCAGCACCCCATTctacctcccccacccccccccggaTTCCCGGGTCCAGCTCAGGCCCAGTCATGCAGCTCACCCAGGTCCAGGATCCGGTCGCCGGGTCGGTTCCACCTCCAGCCCTCCAGCTGCTGGTGCTCTGTGTACTGCAGCCGCCGGTCATGAAACACCACACGGATAATACtcttgagagagagacagagagagagaaagtcatatacacagcattgcaaacatcacacagacaccatgcaggtaATACCGAGGGGAGACAGAGCTAGATAAATGATTAAGTAAATACACAagtctcacaaacacacacacagaactacCAAACAGATTATACACAGAGGGGAGAGGACGAAATACAGGGAACTACATCCTGAACTCCTCCCAGTACAAGAGAGAGAGCGCACTGCACGACAACGAGCTCTTGTCCGGTTTCCTCTGCCACGCCCTGACACACACTACTGCAGCCTCCAGCCCTGCCACTGGCGGgagctctctcccctctccctcaccttcACCATCTTCCCTGTGAGTTCAGGCAGTTCCCCCATCTTCCTGTTGTCCAGCATGCGGATCTCATAGGACTGCCCTGAAACAGCAGAGACACAGAATCAAACTGAGCCGTccgtcagtcagtcagtcagtcagtccgTCAGTCACTGAGGAGGAACGCTGAGTGCTTTTACTGcgggaaacttttagaagggttaGTGTTCCACCGTttatgcttccctgtgcttcatcatacctctctgtgctttacaatgcttccctgtgcttcatcatacctctctgtgctttacaatgcttccctgtgctttaccatacctccctgtgctttacaatgattccctgtgctttaccagacctctctgtgctttacaatgcttccctgtgctttaccagacctctctgtgctttacaatgcttccctgtgctttaccagacctctctgtgctttacaatgcttccctgtgctttaccagacctctctgtgctttacaatgcttccctgtgctttaccagacctccctgtgctttccaatgcttccctatgctttaccagacctctctgtgctttacaatgcttccctgtgctttaccagacctccctgtgctttacaatgcttccccgtgctttaccagacctctctgtgctttacaatgcttccctgtgctttaccagacctccctgtgctttccAATGCGCAACACTTCTAGAAGGGCAGACTCTTCAGTGCTCAGGGGGCAGGTTGCCGGGCGGGGGGGCTCACCTTGGTTCAGGTAGGTGAGGGTCTCATCGTGCAGCTTGATGGCGGGGGAGGTGGCGGCGCACAGCACGTACTGGAACGGCAGGATCTTGTTCTCTGTGTCGGGGGGGAGGTTCGACTCCTCCTGCTTGAAGATGGGCAGCGCAAGCACATCACTGCAGGGAGGAAAGGGAGGCAGAgttacagagacacacagacagcaacATAGTGacaagagacacacaggcagagcgACACACGGTGACACACAGACAGCGACACAGAGTGACATGCAGCTGGGTTAGAAATAAGGCTTTTGTTGCATAGCAGCTATCGATCCATCAATCtaggagtttaacaagacacaccagagcttattacctgtacacactgcagctaatcaagcTCGCAGTAAACCCTGAAATGGTTTTAACTGCTACGCAACAGGAGTTTCATTTCCATGCCTGCTCAGACACTGCACCACACTGACAGAACGATAACGGAACATCCCCACAAGTCCCTAATCTCTCCATCTCAACCCTCGCTCCGCCCCCAAGAGTTCTGTAAACAGCCTCAGAGATCCAATCCTCTGGCAGAAGACAGTTTCCACTGCGTGTGCCAGAGCCGGGCTCCAGTGAAACACACGACCTGCAGAGAAACCCAAGCAAGCCCTCCTGTAGATGAGACGCCTCGTTGGGACACTGGCCTGGCAACgacaccccccccccagtttaaaaatcagacacacctgagcttgttacctacttgttggcacactgtggctaatcaagctcgtagtaaaacctgcactgggtgaaactgctgtgcaagagGAGTCTTCTTCCCATCCCTGGTTATAACTCTTCACAAGTACTTCGGAGTTACTGAACCATTCTTGCAAAAAAGCTTGAAgacgttttttttctttgaggtCGTGACCCCACGtgtttcaacacacacacacacaagcaaataaacatgcatttctaTTTACCGCAtaacattaaaaacctgtgctgtCCTAACTGGAGAGTCACGCTGATTAGCAAGGCGTGTACTTACCTATATAAATTAAAGTGTTGTTTACGAAAAAGTTGACTACAGTATCAACTTACAGCTCAAAGTTCTGCCCATTGAATACAAGAGCGCCGACTTGGCTGCATGCTTACTGCTGCAATCACGACAGAATGCCGTCCATTCGTACCCATTACAAGGAAGGAAAGAGGACTCCCGCTGcgcagcagtctgatccattcctatATTTACTGCGAGCCGACCGAGAACGCACCTGAGCTGCTTACAGGTGCAAGCGCGCAGCAAAACCAGGAACgggtgaaacagctatgcaataggagtctcattcccaatcactattaaaaaaatatctatctataattTGAATAATTGTATTTGTGGAACACACGTGTCCCTTGTGCCGTATAGGTTTGCATCCCAAGAGCCACACGCCCGGCGTTGTGTGCAGGTGTCCCGTACCTCATGCTGTATGCCCCGGCTCCGAGCTCCTGGCCTATACCGGAGAGACTTGCATCGAAGTCTTGCACCAGCCCCGACTCGATCACTTCGTCAGACAGGGGCAGTTTCAGAGCCCACGCCATCGATGCTGGGACCCGGGTTCAAACGAATCCGATCCAAAAAAGATGAACAGAAAAACGGTACCTAAACTAAACCCAAACCaatgattttttattaaaaacaaaagcgaGGGTCGCCGTCAAGAATTACATTTCCAGATTACAAACACGCACAGCGCTTGCTAATGCTCCTGTCCGCGTATAATATAAAGAGAGGCTCCCAATAACACCTGGGCGCTCTTCGCGTGTCTTATCAAGATGATCCACACCCTGgatctctctcctgtctctctctctctctcttctgttttaaatgttgcaatccgcgacgacaacaacaacaaactttccaagtcaaaaaacaaaaacaaacaaacaaacaaacacagcgaCTCGGTTTCTGCGTCTGGAGCGGCGATACACGGGCAGGTGTTGCCGTTTGAACAAAactaatgaaataaaaaggcGCCGGACCCCTTTCTCAGCGTTAAAACAACGCGTTAGTGTCCAGAAAGCGCTCGGGAAACGCTGCAGAAAGTCTGATTTCTCTCCCGGCGGCTCCTTCCTTTCCCACCGCAAACTCTCGCCATGTTCCGCCGTCACCATGGGGGGAAGTGACTCTACCCGCGAAAGTGACGTCGCTGCCTCAGCCGCGCCCCGTTCCCCTGACAGGCGGGCCCGGGAGCCTATCGCAGGCTAGGGTTCGGGTTTGAGGTGTGCCAATCGCGTTCGGCCGAGCCCGTTGGGAGGCGGGGCGGGGAAGCCGAGCTGCGCTGCTGTGGTGACGCGCGCTTGCAGGCTTGCAGGGATCGTTTGCAAGCGAGTGAAATATTGCAATGCACGATGCATTGCGGAGGGGGAAAGACCAGACAGGGTGGGGCGATATTGGGCAATACCGGACCCTCCAATGGCGTAACCAGTATAGCCCCTGGGAAGGGTCCGGTATTTCTCAATAACGCACAGCTGTTacgaaaaaaaaagtggtttaaatTATCTGTCTAGGTGAAAAAGCACTTCTGCCGGTACTTTGTATTTCCTGGTCATCTATTGATATGAATAAAAAAGGCAATTTTCTTATTTGTTATGCATGTGTTGTTTCTTTAATATATAAGCGATGCCCACTTTTGGCCAAGGGTGAACccttcaattttatttttcatttgagaaGTTGCGTAAAATGTCGCTCTAATGTCTCCTGACTGCAGaacgctttcactgtgctttacacgGTGCTACGCCTTTGCGATGGGAAACTTACATAAGGGTTAaaagccatgtttttaaatatgcgtTACCGTACccctccgtgctttacaatgctagctccgcttccctgtgctttcctaCACGTTGCTGAGGTTTTACAATGGGGCACGTTTTTAAGAATGCTTGTTTGCTGTTATTCATTGAAATCCCACGGATCGCTCACCGTGATAGCTCCGGGCCCATTTCCGACCACGCTTACTTTACAAGCGCACCATCCGTGCTGAACACATTTTCACGCAGGCTCTGTTGCAGTTTTGTGTTCACGTTTATTGCCGTTTCTCGTTTCAGTAGACaactgtgtcaaaaaaaaaaaaaaaaattgtgcccGGATGCTGCAACGTTAGCAAGATAAAATACAAGCAGGAATGCAGGTCTGTGTGCGCGTCAGatcacttataaaagtttaccacggtgtTTACGCGCTTTCCCCATGCTTTCAGCCCCTggctatgctatgcatttaccaaagtttaccctggtttgacaagaatatgaatatgcatgacatgTTTAGCGtacctcgctattctttgcaATACTTACTCtcgtgtgcacatttattagaacacccctcGCTTCTGTTTTGAGTTCTTGTGCATATGGAAATTAAACGCGTATAATTGAACATCTTGAAAAAATTGTCAACATAGGCAAATTCGCGATTGTCTAATTGAGATGCACGCATGCAGTTCATTTAGAATAGGACGAGAAAGGGAACGCAGAGCCACACACGgtaaaacgcaggagactttttagaagttgtttaagacgcCTGATTAAAGCGCAAAGCGGTCTGGCATTTTCACACACGATTGCCTATTGTTTTTACTGATTACTGAGgggaaattgaaattctcccaCCCTTTCGTGCAGGTCGGTATACAAAGGATAGAAATGTCCAATCTGGAGGCGTTCTAATAACACTGTACCTGTGCTTTATTccgctttgctgtgctttttactgtgggaaacgttTATAAGCGATGCAGAGGGCTGTATTTTGAGCGCTTTGTTCTTTTCATGAGTTACGAGTTAggattcaattaaaaacacagctcTTCATATTCatagtctctcttttttttttgttcctgggtgtaagtgttatttcctaattgcttatgcctcaaaagtatagaaaatggctattattccccacaaactttgcttttgtgaccaggacagtgatatttcaaaatatcactattttcaatgggaaaacgggcaaatgtgtgtcttttcgttcacataaagtcagaaaaaaacaacatatgaatccaaatacagtataatcgtaaatctcgaaaaactactcacttctaacttttgtagtcgtttttgtattactttagtataaatacatgttaatttggattcatatgttgtttttttctgactttatgtgaacgaaaagacacacatttgcccgttttcccattggaaatagtgatattttgaaatatcactgtcctggtcacaaaagcaaagtctgtggggaataatagccattttctatacttctgaggcataagcaattaggaaataacacttactacccaggaacaaaaattgtgttacacagtgtgatGGATCTCACCCCCAGTGTTTTACATACAGGGCTAGACAATATTAGCTGCTGTTAAACCCTGATACCCTGATCAATGATCAATTCTGCTGGATTGATTGATGCAGCCACACAAGACAGGGAAATAAGGCAGGGCTGTATTTCTGAGCAAAACAGGGAGGGGAACAAATACATTCAAAGCCCTGCACTGgaatctttaataaaatatatacagaatatagaatagcaataataatattaatatttataataataataataataataataataataataataataataataataataatctctacaGCCAAGCACAGTTTGCATCCACTGGAACCTTGATATcttggaaatgaaaataaaaatacagttcttgTCATCTGTCCCACTCCCCCCTGTCCCAGATGTATTCTCGCTGTATCACACGGACCGCTGCGTAACCCGCCGCGGTTCAGAAAAGAAAAGGTCTGTATCGTACAAATACGGACTGTGCTGGAGATTCTGTTAGTTGGCTGTTAACTTTTGAGTCCTTCTCTGGTTCAAACCAGGGGAAGCACAGGGGCCACACCGCACAGGGGCCACAGTGCACAGGGGCCACAGTGCACAGGGGCCACACTGCACAGGGATCACAGTGCACAGGGGCCACACCGCACAGGGGCCACAGTGCACAGGGGCCACACCGCACAGGGGCCACACCGCACAGGGGCCACACCGCACAGGCTATTATAAAAACACACCCACGGGGACTTATTGCAAAAGCAGGGAGCGTGGCTCAGTGAAGTCAGCTGGTTTCTGTTTTAAACACAGCACACAATGTCAAGTCTCTTTCTGTTCACCCCACACTAATTACTGTAGCCTGTGAAACTCAAAtacattattactgtatattatatatagtttcaGTGACTGGTTTCTCACAGTGGCGACAAACTCCTTTCAATTACAGTCACTGTTCTTCTGATCCTTTCAGGAAATGGGTCCCGTTTGTAGTGCAGTGGAATTTAGTGTCTTTGCAGGACCCGTGAGAGTAGCTAAGAAAGGGAGGCAAGACTCGTTCTGCTTCCGAATCAGTGCACCAAGCAACTCACAAGCTCGATAGAAGGGGCAGCGAGTCCCGGGGTCCAGGGGGTTAGGACTCCAATGCAACTTCTGATGTTGTGATGAAGGTAGGAACTTGATCAGTGTGCTGTTTATAAAGCCCAGCCTATTCTAGTCCAGTATCAACAAGGCCAGCCTAGAGCAACACGTTTGCTGTTTCCCGTATGCTGCGTTTGCCACAGTTTTTGCAATGGGCTTCACCGTGCTTCCCTCGGCTGCACCACGCCCTCGCTGTGCTGTTCTGACGCGTCCTCTCCAGCCCTGTCTGTGCCCCTCTCCCTGCTATATCTGGAACGCGTTCAGCTTGCTCGTGTTCTTCAGGGTCTGTCGGCGGTTGCAGAACCACACCCGCACCACCTCCCTGTCGTAGTTGAGCTGCTTGGCGATGTCGGTGATCTCCTGGCCCGTGGGGAGGGCGTTCTTCTCGAAGTAGGTGTTGAGTGACTCGATGGCCTGGGGGGTGAAGCTCGTCCTGCGCTTGCGTTTCTTCGAGGGCTCCCCCCCCACGAACTCCATCAGGTTCTGCTGCCCCTTCTGGTTCCACAGCTCAGCCTCGGCCAGCCACCGCTCCAGAACCGGCTTCAGCTTCTGAGCGCTCTTCGGAGTGATGTCCAGCTTCTCAAACCTGGGGGACACACACAGTGTCAACGTgcttcacacacacgcacatgcacacaagcacacgcacacacacgcacacaacaggGTTATCAAACATCCAGGGATgaaaagaagactcccattgcatagcagtttgatccattccctggttttactaggggtttgataagacacacctgagcttcttatCTGTACGCTGTGGCTAATCCGGAATCCCCATCCCTGCATTTTTGAGAACGTTAAAAACGATTCCAGGCAGGCTTGGGAGTCCTTGCTCTCTTAATTCTTTTGTAACTTTTGCTGACCGGTTTCCTGGCTGGTTCCACGTGCTTCCCCCCACTCCTCGCCTGCGGTTCTCACACACCCACCTGCAGATGGCAGACTGGCTGTAGGCGGGCCCCTCCGTGGCGGTCAGCGCCTGCCCCACCTGAGTCTGCGTCAGTCCCAGGGAGAGCCGGCGGATCTTGAAGTTCTTGGCAAACTCGCGGATCTCCTCCAGGTTAATTCCGTCGTCGTCCAGGGCCGGACACTGGGGCTCTGAGGGAAGAGGCAGGACAATGGATCAGTTACAAACACTGCAACGCACGGCATAGGGTGCTCTCTAAAGCAAACCCGTCTGCGGAGTCCTGAATCTCAAACCAGCACGGGGAGAGCGAGTGCGAGCGCAGAGTGGGGACCCCCTTACTGCTGCTGACGAGCTGGCTCACTGTGGGGGTCTCGGCCGCGGAGATGGCTGCCACGGCCTTCAGGGGAGGGGGCTGGGGGGCGATGATGATAGGAGCCTGAGACACTGACACTGCCGTCACCGCAGCAGGACCCTGCAACACACAAACAAGGAACAGAGTTACCGAGCCTGCACCCCTAGAGGCGCGCAGTCTGGAGGGCAGCGCGGTGGCCGTGCGTCTACCTGCACTGCTGGTTTGGCGGGGGGCTGTGTCTGAGCGACGCTGTGCAGCAGGGCTGGCTGCGGAGCGGTGCCCCCGATGGTTGCGATGATCTGCCCCTGCGCATTGAGGAGCAGCTGAGGGGAGATGGTCTGGACCTGCAGGCTCTGAGCTGGGAGCGCCGCTGGAGAGCCCCCCGCGGCCCCGAGAGAGGCAGCCGGGTTCAAGATGAAGGGCAGCGTCCCGatcacctgagagagagagagagaggcataaGCACACAGAAACAGAgccttatacacacacacacagccctgttaGATTAGCAGGACGCACAAAGAGCTGCTTTCACACTCCCCGATTTGCCCTAGTCCAAGCCCATCTCTTGCCTGTCCCTGTGCGTTGGTGATGATCTGGCTGGTGATGCCGGGAATGCCCGCGATGCCGCTGGTGAAGATGGGCGTGGTGGCGAGAGAGCTGATGAACTGGGGCTGGGCGCCCAGAGAAGCGGCGCTgatctgaaacacaaacacactggtgAGCAACACAGGGGTCCGACACACAAGCACAGCAGGAAGCTCCCAGAGCAGCCACATTCCACTCTCGCAGCGCCTTCTTTCTACTGATATAAATAAGGGGAGGCTCACTACGGCTGGGTTGATGGAGATGCCAGTGGTCTGCACGGTTGCCACGGAGACCTGCGTCTCGGCTGGTTTCTGCGGCGATGCTGTAGGGGTGCTGCTCTGCAGGACTGTCTGCGGGGAGGCAGAGTGGAACTGAGGCGGGACTGCATTCAGCACTGTGGCAGCTAGGGGGCGATAAACACAGGGGGGGGGGTGTGTCAGCTTCAATACACCGCTTCTACCTTGACAAAACCTTagctatgcttttcccatggttatacgactcgtttaccctggcttgccatatttttaatatgctttacaaatgctttaattatgcatttaccatactttgCACAATTattaataagctttaccatacctctctatgctttacaatgcttccctatgctttaccagacctctctgtgctttacaatgcttccctatgctttaccagacctctctgtgctttacaatgcttccctatgctttaccagacctctctgtgctttacaatgcttccctatgctttaccagacctctctttgctttacaatgcttccctatgctttaccagacctctctgtgctttacaatgcttccctatgctttaccagacctctctgtgctttacaattatgctttaccagacctctctgtgctttacaatgcttccctatgctttaccagacctctctgtgctttacaatgcttccctatgctttaccagacctctctgtgctttacaatgcttccctatgctttaccagacctctctgtgctttacaatgcttccctatgctttaccagacctctctttgctttacaatgcttccctatgctttaccagacctctctgtgctttacaatgcttccctatgctttaccagacctctctgtgctttacaatgcttccctgtgctttaccagacctctctgtgctttacaatgcttccctatgctttaccagacctctctgtgctttacaatgcttccctatgctttaccagacctctctgtgctttacagtgacTTTGAGACTAGGGGGTGACTGTGCTGCCATTCCACTCTCCTCAGAGTGCAGCCCTGGCCTCAGAGGGTTACCTTGCAGCCCGGTGAAGGGCAGTTTCAGGACGCCCCCTGCTGGAGTGACGGCCGTCAAGCCGGGCAGAGTggccatggtggcagtggggaaGGTGAAGACAGCCAGG
The sequence above is drawn from the Polyodon spathula isolate WHYD16114869_AA unplaced genomic scaffold, ASM1765450v1 scaffolds_806, whole genome shotgun sequence genome and encodes:
- the pou6f1 gene encoding POU domain, class 6, transcription factor 1 is translated as MEAEELAANNAPLTINEQVIVMSGQETIRVLELEMASPLPALGADGKGADTTTSEGGTASPVLEPSTGGEGTPGPGGTPTQEGAGTAMAAPVELPSPVVQTVAMTSGLMTPAQAALPVTVQAGTQFLSPDSLAAVMTGMIAPGGAATQPFLIPLSMAGQMAGQQSLAVFTFPTATMATLPGLTAVTPAGGVLKLPFTGLQAATVLNAVPPQFHSASPQTVLQSSTPTASPQKPAETQVSVATVQTTGISINPAVISAASLGAQPQFISSLATTPIFTSGIAGIPGITSQIITNAQGQVIGTLPFILNPAASLGAAGGSPAALPAQSLQVQTISPQLLLNAQGQIIATIGGTAPQPALLHSVAQTQPPAKPAVQGPAAVTAVSVSQAPIIIAPQPPPLKAVAAISAAETPTVSQLVSSKPQCPALDDDGINLEEIREFAKNFKIRRLSLGLTQTQVGQALTATEGPAYSQSAICRFEKLDITPKSAQKLKPVLERWLAEAELWNQKGQQNLMEFVGGEPSKKRKRRTSFTPQAIESLNTYFEKNALPTGQEITDIAKQLNYDREVVRVWFCNRRQTLKNTSKLNAFQI